One Novosphingobium sp. EMRT-2 DNA segment encodes these proteins:
- a CDS encoding alpha/beta hydrolase, with translation MATHTLLSGLPSGANTDREPLVLTVPGLNNSGPGHWQTIWEQEFDNCHRVDLGLWDDPHRNTWVNKLNLVIQRADRPVVLAAHSLGCLAVAWWAEYERPGRDGPVVGALLVAPPDVEERALDRRLTRFAPFPPSELPFPSILVASRNDPYLRFGAARRLATTWGSRFADAGPAGHINAESDLGEWTFGQVLLSQLLPDGLRSAGTGKRPLPRLGSIGDGRAQRLAER, from the coding sequence ATGGCCACGCATACGCTGCTTTCGGGGCTGCCTTCCGGCGCCAACACCGATCGAGAACCCCTTGTGCTCACCGTTCCCGGGCTGAACAACAGCGGTCCTGGCCACTGGCAGACCATCTGGGAACAGGAATTCGACAATTGCCACCGGGTCGACCTTGGCCTGTGGGACGATCCGCATCGCAACACCTGGGTCAACAAGCTGAACCTGGTGATCCAGCGGGCCGACCGCCCCGTGGTGCTCGCCGCGCACAGTCTGGGCTGCCTGGCCGTGGCATGGTGGGCCGAATACGAACGGCCCGGACGCGATGGTCCGGTGGTGGGCGCGCTGCTGGTGGCTCCGCCCGACGTGGAGGAGCGCGCGCTGGATCGCCGGCTGACCCGGTTTGCGCCGTTCCCGCCTTCGGAACTTCCGTTCCCCTCGATCCTCGTCGCTAGCCGCAACGATCCCTATCTGCGCTTCGGCGCGGCGCGGCGACTGGCCACGACCTGGGGCAGCCGTTTCGCCGATGCGGGGCCGGCTGGCCACATCAACGCGGAATCCGACCTGGGCGAATGGACCTTCGGCCAGGTGCTGCTCTCGCAATTGCTGCCGGACGGGTTGCGTTCGGCGGGCACCGGCAAGCGGCCCCTGCCGCGCCTCGGCTCCATCGGCGATGGGCGCGCGCAGCGTCTGGCGGAGCGCTGA
- a CDS encoding TetR/AcrR family transcriptional regulator gives MAGTARAGERRIDGERRAEIGRERKARTRTRILAATFDLFGRQNGLFTRVEEICDAARITRPTFYNHFAGMEDLREALSWEVTHDFLAAVVQAIGALPDAAQRTATAIRYYLRRGQQDARWAWSIVNISACGIIFGAETHQQAQRTVEEGMASGAFRITDARIGRDVVLGATLSALVTLLREETGEDYPAQIAESVLVGLGMARAKAAVLARSPLAEL, from the coding sequence ATGGCCGGCACAGCACGCGCGGGCGAGCGCAGGATCGATGGCGAGCGCCGCGCCGAAATCGGGCGCGAGCGCAAGGCGCGCACTCGCACGCGGATTCTCGCGGCCACGTTCGATCTGTTCGGGCGGCAGAACGGCCTGTTCACCCGCGTGGAGGAAATCTGCGACGCGGCGCGGATCACCCGGCCCACGTTCTATAACCATTTTGCCGGGATGGAGGATCTGCGCGAGGCGCTGTCCTGGGAAGTGACGCACGATTTCCTGGCGGCGGTGGTGCAGGCGATCGGTGCGCTGCCCGATGCCGCGCAGCGCACCGCCACCGCGATCCGGTACTACCTGCGGCGCGGCCAGCAGGATGCGCGGTGGGCCTGGTCGATCGTCAACATCAGCGCCTGCGGCATCATCTTCGGCGCGGAGACGCACCAGCAGGCCCAGCGCACGGTGGAGGAGGGCATGGCGTCCGGCGCCTTCCGCATCACCGATGCGCGCATTGGGCGAGATGTCGTGCTCGGTGCGACGCTTTCGGCGCTGGTAACATTGCTGCGCGAGGAGACGGGGGAGGATTATCCGGCCCAGATCGCCGAATCCGTGCTCGTGGGGCTGGGCATGGCTCGCGCAAAGGCGGCCGTGCTGGCGCGCTCGCCGCTCGCCGAACTCTGA
- a CDS encoding cytochrome c — MLRVYGGMIVLALAGPVAAQQRLGEVQAPRAPEQVYAKVCGYCHGRNVGPILLGRHLPAETVKYVARHGQNGMPAFRPTEVTPAELDALAAWIATAPARKEEHGQ; from the coding sequence ATGCTTCGTGTGTACGGAGGCATGATCGTGCTGGCGCTGGCTGGCCCGGTCGCGGCGCAGCAACGGCTGGGAGAGGTGCAGGCGCCGCGCGCGCCCGAGCAGGTCTATGCGAAAGTGTGCGGGTACTGCCACGGTCGCAATGTCGGGCCGATCCTGCTGGGCCGTCACCTGCCCGCCGAAACCGTGAAATACGTGGCGCGGCATGGCCAGAACGGGATGCCCGCCTTCCGCCCCACCGAAGTGACGCCGGCGGAGCTTGACGCACTGGCGGCATGGATCGCGACGGCCCCCGCGCGCAAGGAGGAGCACGGACAATGA
- a CDS encoding DUF2334 domain-containing protein, which yields MTASSSSSRRLLVSIHDVSPRFERQVDALAERLAAHLGGPRFAMLVIPDHWHGAPLAEAQAFQRRLRDWADAGVEMFLHGWSHIDETPPQGSVAGFKAKRMTAGEGEFLSLSRAEALARMTRGRALVEEAIGRPVAGFIAPAWLYGDGALEAARDAGFALAEDHMKVWEPATGAVVARGPVVTWASRSRPRIASSIAFAALARTALPRVLPTLRLAVHPGDCGVPALLASIDSTLRCFLRTHRASRYDAITAAPKALAA from the coding sequence ATGACCGCAAGCTCCTCTTCCTCCCGCCGTCTGCTCGTGTCGATCCACGATGTCTCGCCGCGTTTCGAGCGGCAGGTCGATGCACTGGCCGAACGGCTTGCCGCGCATCTGGGCGGACCGCGCTTTGCCATGCTGGTCATTCCCGATCACTGGCACGGCGCGCCGCTGGCCGAAGCGCAGGCATTCCAGCGCCGCTTGCGGGACTGGGCCGATGCGGGCGTGGAAATGTTCCTGCATGGCTGGTCGCACATCGACGAAACGCCGCCCCAGGGCAGCGTGGCGGGCTTCAAGGCGAAGCGCATGACCGCTGGTGAAGGCGAATTCCTGAGCCTGTCCCGCGCCGAGGCCCTGGCGCGCATGACGCGGGGGCGGGCGCTGGTGGAAGAGGCGATCGGCCGTCCGGTCGCCGGCTTCATCGCGCCGGCCTGGCTTTACGGCGATGGCGCGCTGGAGGCCGCGCGCGATGCGGGCTTCGCGCTGGCGGAAGATCACATGAAGGTGTGGGAGCCGGCCACCGGCGCGGTCGTCGCCCGTGGCCCCGTGGTGACCTGGGCCAGCCGCAGCCGCCCGCGCATCGCCAGTTCGATCGCTTTCGCGGCGCTGGCGCGCACCGCCTTGCCGCGCGTGCTGCCGACGCTGCGCCTCGCGGTCCATCCCGGCGATTGCGGCGTACCGGCCCTGCTTGCCAGCATCGACAGCACGCTGCGCTGCTTCCTGCGTACGCACCGGGCCAGCCGCTACGATGCGATCACCGCCGCGCCAAAGGCGCTGGCCGCGTGA
- a CDS encoding FAD-binding oxidoreductase: protein MSGFSIDRRGLLGTGLGASLAAGLGTGASAANPAPLAPGRTKADFAGAMKAFRGVVGAEWVFGDEEAVAPWSKTYIPDPAHQYKPVGAVCPQSVEEVQEIVRIANTYKQPLWTVSTGKNMGYGMTAPATPGQVVLDLKRMNRILEVDADLGTCLLEPGVTYQQLKDYLEENKIPLWIDVPTVGPIASPVGNTLDRGVGYTPYGEHFMFQCGMEVCLPDGRLMRTGMGSIKGSTAWQAFKWGYGPYLDGLFTQSNFGIVTKMGLWLMPKPPVYKPFMVRHANMEDVPKIIEAMRPLRVSNLVANCNLMMSASYQLAMFKRRNEIVPDGAPLDEASLKKAATANGLGMWNTYFALYGTEQTVAGVEPIIRATLTASGGEVLTAAEMEGNPWFHHHQTLMQGGLNLDEVGLLRWRGAGGGLAWFAPVAAARGVEAERQTALAKEIVEKHGFDYTAAYAIGWRDLHHIIALLFDKADPAQEQKADACYRELVTRFGAQGWASYRTGVNSMDLVAQQYGEVNRDFNRTLKRAIDPNGILSPGKSGIHP, encoded by the coding sequence ATGAGCGGCTTTTCGATCGATCGCCGTGGTCTGCTCGGCACCGGGCTGGGGGCCTCGCTGGCGGCGGGCCTGGGTACGGGGGCGAGCGCGGCCAACCCCGCGCCGCTGGCGCCGGGGCGCACCAAGGCGGACTTCGCCGGCGCGATGAAGGCGTTCCGGGGCGTGGTCGGCGCGGAATGGGTGTTCGGCGACGAGGAGGCGGTGGCGCCCTGGTCGAAGACCTACATTCCCGATCCCGCGCACCAGTACAAGCCGGTGGGCGCGGTCTGCCCGCAATCGGTGGAGGAGGTGCAGGAGATCGTCCGCATCGCCAACACCTACAAGCAGCCGCTGTGGACGGTCTCGACCGGCAAGAACATGGGCTATGGCATGACCGCGCCGGCCACGCCGGGACAGGTCGTGCTCGATCTCAAGCGGATGAACCGCATCCTCGAAGTGGACGCCGACCTCGGCACCTGCCTGCTCGAACCGGGCGTCACCTACCAGCAGCTCAAGGACTACCTGGAGGAGAACAAAATCCCGCTGTGGATCGATGTGCCGACCGTCGGCCCGATTGCCTCGCCGGTGGGCAACACGCTTGATCGCGGGGTGGGCTACACGCCCTATGGCGAACACTTCATGTTCCAGTGCGGCATGGAAGTGTGCCTGCCCGATGGACGGCTGATGCGCACCGGCATGGGCAGCATCAAGGGCAGCACCGCCTGGCAGGCGTTCAAGTGGGGCTACGGGCCTTATCTCGATGGCCTGTTCACCCAGTCGAACTTCGGCATCGTCACCAAGATGGGCCTGTGGCTGATGCCCAAGCCGCCGGTCTATAAGCCCTTCATGGTGCGCCATGCCAACATGGAGGACGTGCCGAAGATCATCGAGGCGATGCGGCCGCTGCGCGTGTCGAACCTCGTCGCCAACTGCAACCTGATGATGAGCGCATCGTACCAGCTGGCCATGTTCAAGCGGCGCAACGAGATCGTGCCCGATGGCGCGCCGCTCGACGAAGCCTCGCTGAAAAAGGCGGCCACTGCCAATGGCCTGGGCATGTGGAACACCTATTTCGCGCTCTATGGCACCGAACAGACGGTGGCGGGGGTGGAGCCGATTATCCGGGCGACGCTGACGGCCAGTGGCGGCGAAGTGCTGACGGCGGCGGAGATGGAAGGCAACCCCTGGTTCCACCATCACCAGACGCTGATGCAGGGCGGCCTCAACCTAGACGAAGTGGGCCTGCTGCGCTGGCGTGGCGCAGGGGGCGGCCTTGCCTGGTTCGCGCCCGTGGCGGCGGCGCGCGGCGTGGAAGCGGAGCGGCAGACCGCGCTGGCAAAGGAAATCGTCGAGAAGCACGGCTTCGATTACACCGCTGCTTACGCGATCGGCTGGCGCGATCTGCACCACATCATCGCACTGCTGTTCGACAAGGCGGACCCGGCGCAGGAGCAGAAGGCCGACGCCTGCTATCGCGAACTGGTCACGCGCTTCGGCGCGCAGGGCTGGGCCAGCTATCGCACCGGGGTCAATTCGATGGACCTCGTGGCGCAGCAATACGGCGAGGTGAACCGCGATTTCAACCGCACGCTCAAGCGCGCCATCGATCCCAACGGCATCCTCTCACCGGGCAAATCGGGGATTCATCCCTGA